One window of the Marinilactibacillus sp. Marseille-P9653 genome contains the following:
- a CDS encoding bifunctional 3,4-dihydroxy-2-butanone-4-phosphate synthase/GTP cyclohydrolase II codes for MFNDIEELIEDIKNGKNVIIVDDENRENEGDIICAAEFATPENVNFMAKYARGLICIPMTREYTNKFDLSQMVNRNTDDHGTAFTVSIDFKDTTTGISAYERSITALKLVEEKTEAKDFKHPGHMFPLEAVKGGVLKRIGHTEATVDLARLAGLKPVGLCCEIMNEDGTMARRDDLISFASEHGLKIGTIKDLVEYRKKTEQVMSKDSVAKLPTKYGEFTIHSYQHAYTNEHHIALVMGDVSDGEPVLCRVHSECLTGDVFASKKCDCGEQLELAMKKIADEGRGILLYMRQEGRGIGLINKIRAYALQDQGHDTIQANILLGLPVDAREYHECKQIFDDLRVNRLNLMTNNPLKVSSLKAYGLTIENRVPISIESNIYDQAYLRTKKEEMGHYL; via the coding sequence ATGTTTAATGATATAGAAGAACTAATTGAAGATATCAAAAACGGAAAAAACGTCATTATCGTAGATGACGAAAATAGAGAAAATGAAGGAGATATTATTTGTGCAGCAGAATTTGCAACGCCAGAAAATGTTAACTTTATGGCTAAATATGCTAGAGGACTCATCTGTATTCCTATGACACGAGAATATACAAATAAGTTCGACTTATCTCAAATGGTTAATCGAAACACGGATGACCATGGTACTGCCTTTACCGTTTCAATCGATTTTAAAGATACAACTACAGGAATATCAGCTTATGAAAGATCGATCACAGCATTGAAGCTTGTGGAAGAAAAAACAGAAGCTAAAGATTTCAAGCATCCGGGTCATATGTTTCCACTTGAAGCAGTAAAAGGAGGTGTTCTAAAAAGAATTGGGCATACAGAAGCGACAGTCGACCTCGCTCGTCTTGCCGGCTTAAAGCCAGTTGGATTGTGTTGTGAAATCATGAATGAGGATGGAACAATGGCAAGAAGGGATGACCTAATCAGTTTCGCGTCTGAGCATGGGTTGAAAATTGGTACGATCAAAGATTTAGTGGAGTATCGAAAGAAAACGGAACAAGTAATGAGTAAGGATTCTGTTGCGAAATTGCCAACGAAGTACGGAGAATTTACGATACACTCTTATCAGCATGCTTATACGAATGAGCATCATATCGCGCTTGTAATGGGAGATGTCAGTGACGGAGAGCCGGTGTTGTGTAGAGTGCACTCGGAATGTCTGACAGGAGATGTTTTTGCATCGAAAAAGTGTGATTGTGGAGAACAACTAGAATTAGCCATGAAGAAGATTGCAGATGAAGGTAGAGGGATTCTACTATATATGAGACAAGAGGGTAGAGGCATAGGCTTGATCAATAAAATTAGAGCATATGCTCTACAAGATCAAGGTCACGATACGATTCAAGCCAATATACTATTAGGATTACCAGTCGATGCTAGAGAGTATCATGAGTGTAAACAAATTTTCGATGATTTGAGAGTCAATCGACTAAATTTGATGACAAATAATCCTTTAAAAGTATCTAGTTTAAAAGCCTATGGATTAACGATTGAAAATAGAGTACCTATCAGTATAGAATCAAATATCTATGACCAGGCTTATCTACGAACAAAAAAAGAAGAAATGGGTCATTACTTATAA
- the ribE gene encoding 6,7-dimethyl-8-ribityllumazine synthase, producing MKVLEGNLIAEDLKIGIVIARFNEFIGSKLLDGAVDALIRHGMKETDIDVAWVPGAYEIPLVAKKMAATGQYDAVITLGAVIKGSTSHYDHVCAEVSKGVASASDSTGVPVLFGVLTTYTIEQAIERAGTKAGNKGFEVATGAIEMANLMKQF from the coding sequence ATGAAAGTATTAGAAGGAAATTTGATTGCAGAAGATTTGAAAATTGGAATTGTCATTGCTCGATTTAATGAATTTATCGGGTCCAAATTATTGGACGGGGCAGTAGATGCACTCATTAGACATGGTATGAAAGAAACGGACATTGATGTTGCATGGGTACCGGGGGCGTATGAAATTCCTTTGGTGGCTAAAAAGATGGCGGCTACAGGTCAGTATGATGCAGTCATTACACTTGGTGCGGTTATTAAAGGATCAACTTCACACTATGATCATGTTTGTGCTGAAGTATCAAAAGGCGTGGCTTCAGCTTCTGACAGTACAGGCGTACCCGTGTTATTCGGCGTACTCACAACGTATACAATCGAACAAGCGATTGAAAGAGCGGGAACCAAAGCAGGAAATAAAGGCTTTGAAGTAGCTACAGGAGCGATTGAAATGGCTAACTTGATGAAACAATTTTAA
- a CDS encoding carbohydrate ABC transporter permease, producing MDTPMKKVVTKKKKKKWSDRATPLDYAIAVLMVIVVIVTLYPFLHVLAISFNSSVDTARGGLTIFPREFTLQNYREVFGSNNNLLIAFRNSVLRTVLGTISATFCCAVLAYILSRKSYVLRRPLGILLVLTMYVSGGLIPTYLVIRGLGLVNTFSVYIIPGLINAFNVIVIRSFIDGLPEALEESAKMDGANEITIFSKIIMPLCVPVLATVALFVAVGQWNNWFDTYLYAGANVNLTTLQYELMQILNNASSMRAADVSGLSQTGGTAIRVNPESIRMAITIIVTFPIVCVYPFLQKYFVSGLTLGAVK from the coding sequence ATGGATACACCAATGAAAAAAGTTGTGACAAAGAAAAAGAAGAAAAAATGGAGCGACCGCGCAACCCCACTAGATTATGCGATTGCAGTACTGATGGTTATCGTTGTCATCGTGACACTTTATCCTTTCCTACACGTACTTGCAATTTCTTTCAATAGTTCTGTAGATACAGCAAGAGGGGGGCTAACGATTTTCCCGAGAGAATTCACTTTACAGAATTATCGGGAGGTATTTGGTTCTAATAATAATCTATTGATTGCGTTTAGGAATTCCGTATTAAGAACCGTTCTTGGAACGATTTCAGCAACATTTTGTTGTGCGGTATTAGCCTATATTTTAAGTAGAAAAAGCTATGTATTAAGAAGACCACTGGGTATTCTACTTGTTTTAACGATGTATGTAAGTGGAGGCTTGATTCCAACTTACTTGGTTATTAGAGGTTTAGGGCTGGTCAATACATTTTCTGTATACATTATCCCAGGACTAATTAATGCTTTCAATGTCATAGTGATAAGATCCTTTATTGATGGCTTACCAGAAGCACTGGAAGAATCCGCTAAAATGGATGGCGCAAACGAGATTACAATTTTCTCTAAAATCATCATGCCGCTTTGTGTACCAGTACTTGCGACCGTTGCCTTGTTCGTAGCTGTTGGGCAGTGGAATAACTGGTTCGATACTTATCTTTATGCAGGGGCCAATGTCAATTTGACAACCTTGCAGTATGAATTGATGCAGATTCTGAACAATGCCTCTTCTATGAGAGCCGCGGATGTTAGTGGTCTAAGTCAAACAGGAGGAACCGCCATACGAGTCAATCCTGAATCCATTAGAATGGCCATCACGATCATCGTAACCTTCCCGATTGTCTGTGTATATCCATTCCTCCAGAAATACTTCGTATCTGGACTAACGCTTGGCGCAGTAAAATAA
- a CDS encoding glycoside hydrolase N-terminal domain-containing protein, producing the protein MTDFLTKGVWSTKPAEKWEDGYIVGNGALGGILFGSPNVFSLVANHHTLFLKQNKMNNIPDMSDHLDSLRAVIEAEGYQKGVEYFEKVALEKGYQGLTMSDPYHPGSEIQLEIEVDGKFVTDFQRQLDYEKGLAIETFEAKKQRFKKTLFCSKANGALYLKIESNDPFDVSFSLKDYQNPELNQEIVQMTECRLVQKSTYLDQTSYVSSLDWTISEGTVAVHQNQVEINQTRSVCFALSIHPEAITNSVDDFDQIQRVHLQEFQATYNQVSLTLVNDEERRKSLKEIVEEMRETHTVPLVLYEKLYDASRYVIQSMTGEALPNLQGIWGGDFSPAWSGDYTLDTNVQLAIASLASLGLFEQFDGLFNKMADYDEDFKENAARYYGCRGYLMPVHASTRALHVHWNSEWPMVLWTAGAGWMSHFYDEYFEYTQDKIFLKEVTIPFYIETLLFYEDFLTIQKGKVHLRPSYSAENGMGDTATMDIAVIKETIWNLQKAYQLLDEPVPEKYEVLLTQLPDYMMDSDGILKEWIDETKAEHFNHRHFSNLYPVFQSKEIDRKSPILWEAANKAFDKRIEAWLLSEDGDTSSSHGRIHAAMCGIALERPNEVEAALRELVINESFFPSLATAHYNQAHVFNVDANGSFPKVLHDALIYSEADDVLTLFKATPSWLNKGSLKGIRLPKNIRVEKLDWDLVGKEKTCRLTLQSDLDQTVSVQLQQQYTQRKTNIDDIQVVLTNQKAQTIDLQFTTLEDVSDGETN; encoded by the coding sequence TTGACGGATTTTTTAACTAAAGGTGTTTGGAGTACGAAGCCAGCTGAGAAGTGGGAAGACGGTTATATCGTTGGGAATGGTGCTTTGGGCGGCATATTATTTGGTTCGCCAAATGTATTCAGCTTAGTCGCAAACCACCACACATTATTTCTAAAACAAAATAAGATGAACAACATTCCAGATATGTCAGATCACTTGGACTCGCTTAGAGCGGTCATTGAAGCAGAAGGTTATCAAAAAGGTGTCGAATACTTTGAAAAAGTCGCTTTAGAAAAAGGCTATCAAGGGTTAACGATGAGTGATCCTTACCATCCGGGCAGTGAGATTCAGTTAGAGATAGAAGTAGACGGAAAATTTGTTACTGACTTTCAGCGACAACTAGACTATGAAAAAGGTCTAGCGATTGAGACTTTTGAGGCAAAAAAGCAACGATTCAAAAAGACACTCTTTTGTTCCAAAGCAAACGGAGCGTTGTATTTAAAAATTGAATCGAATGATCCTTTCGATGTATCTTTTTCGCTGAAAGATTATCAGAACCCTGAGCTGAATCAGGAAATCGTTCAAATGACAGAATGTAGACTCGTTCAAAAATCGACCTATCTTGATCAAACTAGTTACGTCTCTAGCTTGGACTGGACCATTTCAGAAGGAACCGTTGCTGTTCATCAAAATCAAGTTGAAATCAATCAGACAAGATCCGTCTGTTTTGCTTTATCTATCCATCCGGAAGCTATAACCAATAGTGTGGATGATTTTGACCAGATTCAGCGAGTGCACCTTCAGGAATTCCAAGCAACTTACAATCAAGTTTCATTAACGCTTGTTAATGATGAAGAGAGAAGAAAGTCTTTGAAAGAAATTGTTGAAGAGATGCGCGAAACGCATACTGTTCCTTTGGTGCTGTATGAGAAACTGTACGATGCAAGTCGTTATGTCATCCAATCTATGACTGGGGAAGCTCTGCCAAACCTTCAAGGGATTTGGGGCGGAGACTTTTCGCCTGCCTGGAGTGGGGATTACACCTTGGACACCAACGTTCAGCTTGCTATTGCTTCTTTAGCTAGTCTTGGATTGTTTGAACAGTTTGATGGCTTGTTCAACAAAATGGCAGACTATGACGAGGATTTCAAAGAGAATGCTGCTCGTTATTATGGATGTCGCGGATACCTAATGCCTGTTCATGCAAGTACACGTGCGCTCCATGTGCATTGGAATAGCGAATGGCCGATGGTTCTATGGACTGCCGGGGCGGGTTGGATGAGTCACTTTTACGATGAGTATTTTGAATATACACAAGACAAGATTTTTCTAAAAGAAGTTACGATACCTTTTTATATTGAAACACTCTTGTTCTACGAGGATTTCTTAACGATTCAAAAGGGAAAAGTCCATTTGCGACCAAGCTACTCCGCTGAGAATGGAATGGGGGATACGGCGACAATGGATATCGCCGTCATCAAAGAAACGATTTGGAATCTACAAAAAGCTTATCAGCTACTTGATGAACCAGTCCCTGAAAAATATGAGGTATTATTGACCCAGCTACCGGATTACATGATGGATTCGGATGGTATTTTAAAAGAATGGATTGATGAAACCAAGGCCGAGCACTTTAATCATCGTCATTTTTCTAATTTGTATCCTGTATTTCAAAGCAAAGAAATTGACCGTAAATCACCTATTTTATGGGAAGCAGCGAATAAAGCATTCGATAAACGAATCGAAGCTTGGTTGTTGAGTGAAGATGGCGATACAAGTTCTTCTCACGGTAGAATTCATGCAGCAATGTGTGGAATTGCGCTTGAAAGACCCAATGAAGTGGAAGCTGCGTTGCGCGAACTCGTTATCAATGAATCTTTTTTCCCGTCGCTTGCGACAGCTCACTATAACCAAGCTCATGTGTTCAATGTGGATGCAAATGGCTCTTTCCCTAAAGTCCTTCATGATGCTCTGATCTATTCAGAGGCAGATGACGTTTTGACATTATTTAAAGCAACACCGAGTTGGTTGAATAAGGGATCTTTAAAAGGGATTCGCTTGCCCAAAAATATACGCGTGGAAAAACTGGATTGGGATTTAGTAGGGAAAGAAAAAACCTGCCGTTTAACCTTACAGTCGGACCTAGACCAGACGGTTTCAGTTCAGTTGCAGCAGCAATATACTCAGAGAAAAACAAATATAGATGACATACAAGTCGTTTTGACCAATCAAAAAGCGCAAACGATTGACTTACAGTTCACCACGCTAGAGGATGTGTCTGATGGAGAAACCAACTAA
- a CDS encoding response regulator yields the protein MYTVVLVDDEPIVREGMAYIIDWKKEGFQIIDSVDNGVAGLDVIEEKKPDLVITDIRMPGLNGLEMVEAAKKRQLHSKFIVLSGYSDFEYAQKSVSLGALHYLLKPIDDVQLTEILRKIKSQIEEEQTRKTERTHVEKYLFANQLFSYIMYREKAFDLSLLNRYQTFRLMKISSSEARVDLQVLLDFEKTLIGEEHFYTYTDGRTILLLICSEEQHQFERVVRRFSEVESVQLKISSVTEKSEELPVLYDEIRGLDNLSYIFPNEQILLSSLLKKKAAYPLSVNQLLTKLKKAIKDNNKKQIESVLDECVAFFQHSNKSVEEVKRDWSYIFIECVEFLEESMHKPVKEIEKDKILSIIWKESSIDQTAHFLKFTFYDFGRFFYEAFEKQDIVEEIKRYTRKNYHLNLNLKELAQYFNYSQSYLGKKFKADMKVSYHDYLDTIRLNKAKQFLEEGSLYVYEIAKMVGYSNYDYFHKKFKKQFGVSPKGYQKNQQEEVE from the coding sequence ATGTACACGGTTGTTTTAGTGGACGATGAACCGATTGTAAGAGAAGGCATGGCGTATATTATTGATTGGAAAAAAGAAGGGTTTCAAATTATCGATTCTGTAGATAATGGTGTAGCAGGACTGGATGTTATTGAAGAAAAAAAGCCAGATCTAGTGATCACAGATATTAGAATGCCAGGATTAAATGGTCTAGAGATGGTCGAAGCAGCAAAAAAGCGTCAACTACATTCGAAATTCATTGTATTATCGGGCTATTCAGATTTTGAGTATGCACAAAAATCTGTGTCCTTAGGGGCGCTCCATTATTTACTGAAGCCAATCGATGATGTGCAGCTCACAGAAATTTTGAGAAAAATCAAATCGCAAATTGAAGAAGAGCAAACGAGAAAGACAGAACGTACACATGTAGAGAAATACTTGTTTGCAAATCAATTATTCTCTTACATCATGTATAGAGAAAAAGCATTTGATCTAAGTCTCTTAAATCGATATCAGACATTTCGATTGATGAAAATTTCTAGTAGTGAAGCCCGTGTCGATCTGCAGGTGCTGTTGGATTTTGAAAAAACATTGATTGGAGAAGAACACTTTTATACGTATACTGATGGCAGAACAATCTTATTGCTGATCTGTAGCGAAGAACAGCATCAATTCGAGCGTGTCGTGAGACGTTTCAGCGAAGTAGAAAGTGTTCAGTTGAAGATCAGCTCAGTGACCGAAAAAAGTGAAGAACTGCCGGTCCTTTATGACGAAATCAGAGGACTGGATAACTTATCTTATATTTTTCCGAATGAACAAATACTACTCAGCTCTCTTTTAAAAAAGAAAGCGGCTTATCCACTCTCGGTCAATCAGTTACTGACAAAACTCAAAAAAGCGATCAAAGATAACAATAAAAAACAAATCGAGAGCGTATTAGATGAATGTGTCGCGTTCTTTCAACATTCAAACAAATCAGTTGAAGAAGTTAAAAGAGATTGGTCATATATTTTTATTGAATGTGTTGAATTTCTAGAAGAAAGTATGCATAAACCAGTCAAGGAAATTGAAAAAGATAAAATCTTATCTATTATCTGGAAAGAGTCTTCTATTGACCAGACAGCTCACTTCTTGAAATTCACTTTCTACGATTTTGGCAGATTTTTCTACGAAGCTTTCGAAAAACAAGATATCGTAGAAGAGATCAAACGATATACAAGGAAAAATTATCATTTAAATTTGAATTTAAAAGAATTGGCACAATATTTTAACTACAGTCAATCTTATTTAGGGAAGAAATTCAAAGCAGATATGAAAGTCAGTTACCATGACTATCTGGATACAATCAGACTTAATAAAGCGAAGCAGTTTCTAGAAGAAGGTTCACTGTACGTTTACGAAATTGCCAAGATGGTTGGGTATTCCAATTATGATTATTTCCATAAGAAATTCAAAAAACAGTTTGGGGTTAGTCCAAAAGGCTACCAGAAAAACCAGCAGGAGGAAGTTGAATGA
- a CDS encoding DUF624 domain-containing protein: MKEKSSTDTLFYKVTQHIYYFLLTNAYFLVSNTLILLALILLPLSISNVLIYGVALIPTGASLTALFYAMGKLYREKTIQPTKDYWKAYLDNFKESTKYWLIMIALLIVLSVDILYVLERGWIFLTVVSLIVLAIMMVTMIYAFSILARFEVTTKNLMIFSILLLFRNKLNSLSLLFLLVAFIVILYGFAGYALLCLFAIASYYFMRSNHKVLEKLMHDFQ; the protein is encoded by the coding sequence ATGAAAGAGAAAAGTTCCACAGACACACTTTTTTATAAGGTTACTCAGCACATCTACTACTTTTTATTAACGAATGCCTATTTTCTAGTCAGCAATACACTGATCCTACTGGCGCTTATTCTATTACCGCTGAGTATTTCTAATGTACTCATTTACGGGGTGGCACTGATTCCAACTGGTGCGAGCTTGACTGCGCTTTTTTATGCGATGGGGAAACTCTACAGAGAAAAGACGATTCAGCCCACAAAGGACTACTGGAAAGCCTACCTAGATAACTTCAAGGAAAGCACGAAGTATTGGTTGATTATGATTGCTTTACTTATCGTTTTAAGCGTAGATATCTTATACGTACTAGAACGCGGGTGGATTTTTTTAACGGTCGTTAGCTTGATTGTATTAGCGATTATGATGGTGACCATGATTTATGCTTTCTCAATTCTAGCGCGCTTTGAAGTGACCACTAAAAATCTTATGATTTTTTCCATCCTACTACTCTTCAGAAATAAACTAAACTCACTGTCTTTATTGTTTTTACTTGTCGCTTTTATAGTGATCCTTTATGGATTCGCTGGCTATGCGCTATTGTGCTTGTTTGCGATCGCCAGCTATTACTTTATGCGAAGCAATCATAAAGTACTGGAAAAGCTGATGCATGATTTTCAATGA
- a CDS encoding sugar ABC transporter permease, translated as MESSKVMDVEKQGLVKSRPRKIPKKRITWAAIKRQKLLILMTLPFVIWLLIFAYTPLIGWLVAFQEYRPQNGFFGSDWVGLKQFTALFNDSLFYTALKNTLGMGGLGLIFGTGTAISFSLLLNELRFSRFKKFTQTISYLPHFVSWVVVANLVTTVLANTGVVNELLQFLNITSSPINFMAKPNMFWGIVTGADVWKSTGWNAIIYLSAMTSIDQEMYEAAHVDGASRLQKMWHITLPSIKGIIVILMIMNIGNVINIGFERQMLLGNNIVADAAIVIEKYALDYGIGMFRYSYGTAIGIFKSVISIALIFTFNSIAKKTSDISIM; from the coding sequence ATGGAATCTTCCAAAGTAATGGACGTGGAGAAGCAGGGATTGGTCAAATCTAGGCCAAGAAAAATACCGAAAAAAAGAATTACATGGGCAGCTATTAAACGACAAAAACTATTAATCTTAATGACCTTACCATTTGTTATCTGGTTATTGATTTTCGCTTATACACCACTGATTGGGTGGTTGGTAGCCTTTCAGGAATACAGACCGCAAAACGGATTTTTCGGATCTGATTGGGTAGGGCTCAAGCAATTCACGGCACTATTCAATGACTCACTATTTTACACAGCATTAAAAAACACATTAGGCATGGGTGGATTAGGACTCATATTCGGAACAGGTACAGCTATCTCGTTTTCTCTATTACTGAATGAATTAAGATTTTCAAGGTTCAAAAAGTTCACACAAACAATTTCCTATTTACCACATTTCGTATCTTGGGTTGTTGTAGCAAACTTAGTCACAACCGTTCTAGCCAATACAGGTGTCGTCAATGAGCTATTACAATTCTTAAACATTACAAGTTCGCCCATTAACTTTATGGCTAAACCGAATATGTTCTGGGGAATTGTAACAGGTGCAGATGTTTGGAAGTCAACAGGCTGGAATGCCATCATTTACTTATCAGCGATGACAAGTATTGATCAGGAAATGTACGAAGCCGCTCATGTGGATGGGGCAAGTCGTCTCCAGAAAATGTGGCACATCACGTTACCATCAATAAAAGGGATTATCGTGATTCTGATGATTATGAATATCGGAAATGTTATCAATATCGGATTTGAACGACAAATGCTTTTAGGAAATAACATTGTAGCAGATGCAGCGATTGTTATCGAAAAATATGCGTTAGATTACGGTATCGGAATGTTTAGGTACTCTTACGGTACAGCGATTGGGATCTTCAAATCTGTTATCTCTATTGCCTTGATTTTCACCTTTAATTCAATTGCTAAGAAAACCAGCGACATTTCAATTATGTAG
- a CDS encoding histidine kinase — protein sequence MEKPTKQGRYISIKQKLLGSYFIMLIIPILLVGIYLTASIRTNLINNKMAEIENNNERIQMDYVTLLSSVTNVSDWIYQDGDLADLVQTQYANPFDVYEAYQRYQMFEDYLRYYDEIEHIRFYVDNDTLTSTTGIYNANETIKNTDWYQSSVSGNGGIEWLVLEDGITKDQHLNLIRSVYRNYELVGVLTIAVNENMVKSLLADSASTVFITLNNQTPLYSYPEYDNIQDTYNQYRPVLDAVEDTEGNYEALDSQRYDREFTLNIRDVHIPKTLDSQMQVVGVVPTDSILQDVNRNLRLAYMIILAVLSMSILMLAIFIRTFNKRIIKLKNAMTMVAAGQFTIPPSIKGNDELSDVYKHLVMTTRSIEDLMKLNAEHIVNEKDWELQVKDAQFKMLASQINPHFLYNTLEMIRMKALRNQDREVAEIVMILSKLMRKSLERKQKETKLSEELEFTELYLQIQKLRFGEHIDYEIENTTQHDYTIVPLIIQPLVENSFIHGIEPKIDKGNIKIKVVEVDGYLEITVKDNGIGMKLDQLEQIRALLASNGDSSHLGVYNVHQRIRFTYGPSSGLSIDSVEGEGTVAKIRLPIQEHLNRQEE from the coding sequence ATGGAGAAACCAACTAAACAAGGACGTTACATTTCGATCAAGCAAAAATTACTTGGTTCTTATTTCATCATGCTGATTATTCCAATTTTGCTTGTTGGCATTTATTTGACAGCTAGTATCCGAACCAATCTGATCAACAATAAAATGGCGGAGATTGAAAATAACAACGAGCGGATCCAAATGGACTATGTAACGCTTTTGTCGTCCGTCACGAATGTTTCTGACTGGATTTATCAGGATGGAGACTTAGCTGATCTTGTTCAAACGCAATACGCAAATCCTTTTGATGTATACGAAGCTTACCAGCGCTACCAGATGTTTGAAGATTATTTGCGATACTATGATGAAATTGAGCACATTCGCTTTTACGTTGATAATGACACACTGACAAGTACGACAGGCATTTATAACGCTAACGAAACCATCAAAAATACCGATTGGTACCAAAGCAGTGTAAGTGGAAATGGTGGCATCGAATGGCTCGTTTTGGAAGACGGGATTACAAAAGATCAGCATTTGAACCTGATTCGTTCGGTCTATCGAAACTACGAGCTAGTCGGTGTGCTGACGATTGCAGTAAATGAGAACATGGTCAAAAGTCTGCTAGCTGATTCAGCGAGTACCGTCTTTATCACATTGAACAACCAAACCCCGCTTTACAGCTATCCTGAATATGACAATATTCAGGATACGTATAACCAATATAGACCCGTTCTAGACGCCGTTGAAGACACAGAAGGCAATTATGAAGCACTCGACTCTCAGCGGTATGACCGAGAATTTACCTTGAACATTCGAGACGTTCACATTCCTAAAACCTTAGATTCTCAAATGCAGGTCGTGGGTGTCGTACCTACGGATAGTATATTGCAGGATGTGAATAGAAATTTACGATTAGCCTACATGATCATTTTAGCGGTTTTAAGTATGAGCATATTGATGCTGGCGATTTTCATTCGAACCTTTAACAAACGGATCATCAAATTGAAAAACGCAATGACAATGGTGGCTGCCGGACAATTTACGATTCCGCCTTCCATCAAAGGTAATGACGAGTTATCTGATGTATACAAACATTTGGTGATGACAACGAGAAGTATCGAAGACCTGATGAAACTGAATGCGGAACATATTGTGAATGAGAAAGACTGGGAGCTGCAAGTAAAAGACGCACAGTTCAAAATGCTCGCAAGTCAGATCAATCCCCATTTCTTGTATAACACACTCGAAATGATTCGAATGAAAGCACTAAGAAATCAGGACCGAGAAGTCGCGGAAATTGTCATGATTCTCAGTAAACTGATGCGAAAATCATTGGAAAGAAAACAGAAAGAAACGAAATTGAGTGAAGAGCTCGAATTCACTGAACTGTATTTACAAATTCAAAAACTGAGATTCGGTGAACATATTGATTACGAAATCGAAAATACTACCCAACACGACTACACGATCGTACCATTGATCATTCAGCCACTTGTGGAAAATTCCTTTATTCATGGGATTGAACCAAAGATTGATAAAGGGAATATTAAGATTAAAGTAGTAGAAGTAGACGGTTACCTTGAGATCACAGTAAAAGATAATGGAATTGGAATGAAGTTAGATCAGTTGGAACAGATTCGAGCGCTATTGGCCTCTAATGGGGATAGTAGTCATCTAGGGGTTTACAATGTACACCAGCGTATACGGTTCACCTATGGTCCAAGTTCTGGATTATCTATCGATAGCGTTGAAGGAGAAGGCACAGTAGCGAAGATCAGATTACCTATACAAGAACACCTTAATCGACAGGAGGAATAA